A genomic segment from Dendropsophus ebraccatus isolate aDenEbr1 chromosome 7, aDenEbr1.pat, whole genome shotgun sequence encodes:
- the CEP135 gene encoding centrosomal protein of 135 kDa isoform X2 yields MSTAAERKFINLRKRLDQLGYKQPLGIESLPLVEKLFSDLVHTTESLRNAKLNAGKNEKENKNLDAVIEPYKAENARLVRENNELHLELLKIKEESDHHIKDLKASLRKLEHQTADLKFLNNQYVHKIRSMEKESKAKAERIQQLQEKNLQAVVQTPGGKKRNIPFRRQRMQIDQPVPPSGISGHPVPQPEDPYVADLLQVADDRIQELQQDVTSLQVKLESSDRAVKHLTHQVELRDKELERLALALDGGRSHDVISLEARYRSNEKLVAHLNLQIEYLQQANQDLEKRVQELLETRQNVTSEVVNLSTKNEELCKELLEIDQMAQQMERDKERVLVTADAEIEEAKSEVKRLHIEIHRLESTISQYKSDLSTCEYEKNKLADELETRKDESRKLESLLNHAENEKQRLSSKLEKQMLTEREMVLEIERMRTQHGILRTDRSPSRLDSFVKSLEEERDHYRMEMEKLERALTLKSSTRGNSLQETSGSPRSSPGKDTGTNAQLRRLTRERDDLQNMLDRFEKHMVEIQSSVKVLTMERDKFRLLYEQAQNELTLTKRDLSPLRKSATSVSELHHVEEERDLVQSDLRRVQDENVGLRDKMKVQQEVFSSERFTLTQKITDLESTIQMLERERFELKSTISELKEKISSLDNVNRSQSITLAQTQDDSSQYKAELSSLRLLNEQLQKSMEDLQHRLTVKSNELQLSQEEMGTLEERIGELNYKVSAQTTEMTTLKNTISVLDKEKDNLQEEVDEKTERVASLDENLDNKDKTITNLRLTLSELEAAVDQLKDALSNKDRELSSLRRQLDSVHSDLTENVKLREISLKENRRLQDDLATMARENQTVTLELENAIHEKEELKLRVHGYISEVSRIETLMAAKEQENRDLLDQFRMVHSQAEEWEVKAQNALGESSSIKMELLSVDTDRRHLRERVEDLENEVQEHMNAHQAYEAQISSMAKALSKFEEKLRNEQDEKALILSDLASVRELCVKLDSSKEQFSKQLTARNMECERVLDELEDIKSEAELLKKQLASERLTIKNLETLLATNREKEFQSHLSSHEKESEIQLLRDKLTLAESKLPNRFHSNTHCPDQ; encoded by the exons ATGAGCACTGCTGCAGAAAGGAAATTTATCAACCTCCGGAAGCGGCTGGACCAACTTGGCTACAAGCAGCCGCTGGGCATTGAGTCTTTACCACTTGTTGAAAAACTCTTCAG TGACCTAGTTCATACTACAGAAAGTCTTCGCAATGCAAAGTTAAATGCTGGCAAGAACGAGAAGGAGAACAAGAATCTCGATGCAGTGATAGAACCCTACAAGGCAGAAAATGCGAGGCTTGTCAGGGAAAATAATGAACTCCACTTAGAGCTCCTGAAGATCAAAGAAGAATCTGATCACCACATTAAAG ATTTGAAAGCTTCACTTAGAAAACTTGAACACCAAACTGCTGACCTAAAATTTCTAAACAACCAGTATGTCCATAAAATCCGATCAATGGAAAAAGAAAGCAAAGCAAAGGCTGAAAGGATTCAGCAACTTCAGGAGAAGAACCTGCAAGCTGTGGTGCAGACACCAG GTGGAAAGAAAAGAAACATTCCTTTTAGGCGTCAGCGCATGCAGATTGATCAGCCAGTTCCACCATCAGGAATAAGTGGGCACCCAGTCCCACAGCCAGAAGATCCGTATGTTGCTGATCTACTTCAAGTTGCTGATGACAG AATTCAAGAACTACAGCAAGATGTCACCTCCTTACAAGTAAAGTTGGAATCATCAGACAGAGCAGTAAAGCATCTTACCCATCAG GTTGAATTAAGAGACAAGGAATTAGAGCGATTGGCACTAGCGTTGGATGGTGGCCGCTCTCATGATGTTATTTCCCTAGAAGCCAGGTATAGAAGTAATGAGAAACTTGTTGCCCATCTTAATTTGCAG ATCGAATACCTCCAGCAAGCAAACCAAGACCTTGAAAAACGTGTCCAAGAGCTCCTAGAAACAAGACAAAATGTAACCAGTGAAGTAGTAAACCTAAGCACTAAAAATGAAGAACTCTGTAAAGAGCTGTTGGAGATAGACCAAATGGCACAGCAGATGGAGAGAGACAAGGAGAGAGTATTGGTGACTGCAGATGCTGAAATTGAAGAGGCTAAA AGTGAAGTAAAAAGGCTTCATATTGAAATTCACAGACTTGAAAGCACCATATCCCAGTATAAGTCG GATCTAAGTACTTGTGAATATGAGAAGAATAAACTAGCTGATGAGTTAGAGACTAGAAAGGATGAAAGTCGTAAATTAGAATCCCTCCTGAATCATGCAGAGAATGAAAAACAGCGTCTCTCGAGTAAACTTGAAAAACAAATGTTAACAG AAAGGGAGATGGTGCTAGAGATTGAAAGGATGCGGACGCAACATGGCATTTTGCGTACTGATCGTTCACCTTCTCGGTTAGATTCATTTGTTAAATCCTTGGAAGAAGAAAGAGACCATTATAGAATGGAAATGGAGAAACTGGAGCGAGCACTCACTCTGAAATCTAGCACTAGGGGTAATTCTCTACAAGAAACCAGTGGATCACCCAGGAGTTCCCCAGGAAAG GACACAGGAACCAATGCACAGCTTAGACGTCTTACCAGGGAAAGGGACGATCTTCAGAATATGTTAGATAGGTTTGAAAAACACATGGTTGAAATCCAGTCCAGTGTCAAAGTGCTAACAATGGAAAGAGACAAGTTCCGATTACTTTATGAGCAG GCCCAGAATGAGCTAACACTGACTAAACGAGACTTGTCTCCACTCCGCAAGAGTGCCACCTCAGTCAGTGAATTGCACCATGTTGAGGAGGAAAGAGATCTAGTCCAGTCAGACTTACGACGGGTTCAGGATGAGAATGTGGGACTCAGAGACAAAATGAAG GTTCAGCAGGAAGTTTTCTCCTCGGAGAGGTTTACACTTACCCAGAAGATTACTGACCTAGAAAGCACAATACAAATG CTGGAAAGAGAACGGTTTGAATTAAAATCCACTATATCAGAGCTGAAGGAGAAAATATCATCTTTAGATAATGTTAACCGATCACAATCCATTACATTGGCCCAGACTCAGGATGATTCTTCACAGTATAAAGCTGAATTAAGTTCATTAAG GTTACTGAATGAGCAACTTCAGAAGTCTATGGAAGACCTCCAGCATCGCCTCACTGTAAAATCCAATGAGTTGCAATTATCACAAGAAGAGATGGGCACTTTGGAAGAAAGAATAG GTGAACTAAATTACAAAGTATCTGCACAGACGACTGAAATGACCACTCTTAAGAACACAATTTCTGTCTTGGACAAGGAAAAAGATAACCTTCAAGAAGAGGTGGATGAGAAGACGGAGCGTGTAGCAAGCTTAGATGAGAACCTAGACAATAAA GACAAGACAATAACTAACTTACGGCTGACCCTTTCTGAGCTTGAGGCTGCTGTTGA ccaatTGAAAGATGCCCTCAGTAACAAGGACCGGGAGCTATCCAGTCTTCGTCGTCAACTTGACTCTGTCCATTCAGATCTAACTGAAAATGTCAAGTTGAGAGAAATTTCTCTGAAGGAGAATAGAAGACTGCAGGATGATTTGGCTACCATGGCTAGAGAGAACCAG ACTGTTACACTGGAATTAGAAAATGCAATACACGAAAAAGAAGAACTAAAATTAAGAGTTCACGGTTACATCTCTGAGGTTTCCAGAATTGAAACTTTAATGGCTGCCAAG GAACAAGAAAATCGAGATCTTCTGGATCAGTTCAGAATGGTTCATAGCCAAGCTGAGGAATGGGAAGTTAAGGCACAAAATGCTCTCGGTGAAAGCAGTTCTATAAAAATGGAGCTGCTCTCTGTGGATACTGATAGAAGGCATCTTCGAGAACGAGTAGAAGACCTGGAAAACGAAGTCCAAGAG CACATGAATGCTCATCAGGCTTATGAGGCTCAAATATCTTCCATGGCAAAGGCCTTGTCCAAATTTGAGGAGAAGCTCAGGAATGAGCAAGATGAGAAGGCTTTGATACTGTCTGACTTGGCATCAGTGAGGGAACTATGTGTTAAGCTGGACTCAAGTAAAGAGCAATTCTCTAAGCAACTAACTGCACGAAACATGGAGTGTGAAAGA GTTCTAGATGAGCTGGAAGATATAAAGTCTGAAGCCGAACTGCTAAAGAAACAGTTAGCAAGTGAGAGACTGACAATAAAGAACCTGGAGACTTTGCTGGCCACTAACCGAGAGAAGGAATTCCAGAGTCATCTAAGTTCCCACGAGAAGGAATCAGAAATTCAGCTGCTAAGAGATAAACTGACCCTAGCAGAGAGTAAACT
- the CEP135 gene encoding centrosomal protein of 135 kDa isoform X1 codes for MSTAAERKFINLRKRLDQLGYKQPLGIESLPLVEKLFSDLVHTTESLRNAKLNAGKNEKENKNLDAVIEPYKAENARLVRENNELHLELLKIKEESDHHIKDLKASLRKLEHQTADLKFLNNQYVHKIRSMEKESKAKAERIQQLQEKNLQAVVQTPGGKKRNIPFRRQRMQIDQPVPPSGISGHPVPQPEDPYVADLLQVADDRIQELQQDVTSLQVKLESSDRAVKHLTHQVELRDKELERLALALDGGRSHDVISLEARYRSNEKLVAHLNLQIEYLQQANQDLEKRVQELLETRQNVTSEVVNLSTKNEELCKELLEIDQMAQQMERDKERVLVTADAEIEEAKSEVKRLHIEIHRLESTISQYKSDLSTCEYEKNKLADELETRKDESRKLESLLNHAENEKQRLSSKLEKQMLTEREMVLEIERMRTQHGILRTDRSPSRLDSFVKSLEEERDHYRMEMEKLERALTLKSSTRGNSLQETSGSPRSSPGKDTGTNAQLRRLTRERDDLQNMLDRFEKHMVEIQSSVKVLTMERDKFRLLYEQAQNELTLTKRDLSPLRKSATSVSELHHVEEERDLVQSDLRRVQDENVGLRDKMKVQQEVFSSERFTLTQKITDLESTIQMLERERFELKSTISELKEKISSLDNVNRSQSITLAQTQDDSSQYKAELSSLRLLNEQLQKSMEDLQHRLTVKSNELQLSQEEMGTLEERIGELNYKVSAQTTEMTTLKNTISVLDKEKDNLQEEVDEKTERVASLDENLDNKDKTITNLRLTLSELEAAVDQLKDALSNKDRELSSLRRQLDSVHSDLTENVKLREISLKENRRLQDDLATMARENQTVTLELENAIHEKEELKLRVHGYISEVSRIETLMAAKEQENRDLLDQFRMVHSQAEEWEVKAQNALGESSSIKMELLSVDTDRRHLRERVEDLENEVQEHMNAHQAYEAQISSMAKALSKFEEKLRNEQDEKALILSDLASVRELCVKLDSSKEQFSKQLTARNMECERVLDELEDIKSEAELLKKQLASERLTIKNLETLLATNREKEFQSHLSSHEKESEIQLLRDKLTLAESKLNSHSREATMLRNKLTQLQSDYDIAKRQLTTERFERERAVQELRRHGLSTSSIRTSSPLTSTMKSPALSPERSILRSVDRGSDKVAEKSVSFKD; via the exons ATGAGCACTGCTGCAGAAAGGAAATTTATCAACCTCCGGAAGCGGCTGGACCAACTTGGCTACAAGCAGCCGCTGGGCATTGAGTCTTTACCACTTGTTGAAAAACTCTTCAG TGACCTAGTTCATACTACAGAAAGTCTTCGCAATGCAAAGTTAAATGCTGGCAAGAACGAGAAGGAGAACAAGAATCTCGATGCAGTGATAGAACCCTACAAGGCAGAAAATGCGAGGCTTGTCAGGGAAAATAATGAACTCCACTTAGAGCTCCTGAAGATCAAAGAAGAATCTGATCACCACATTAAAG ATTTGAAAGCTTCACTTAGAAAACTTGAACACCAAACTGCTGACCTAAAATTTCTAAACAACCAGTATGTCCATAAAATCCGATCAATGGAAAAAGAAAGCAAAGCAAAGGCTGAAAGGATTCAGCAACTTCAGGAGAAGAACCTGCAAGCTGTGGTGCAGACACCAG GTGGAAAGAAAAGAAACATTCCTTTTAGGCGTCAGCGCATGCAGATTGATCAGCCAGTTCCACCATCAGGAATAAGTGGGCACCCAGTCCCACAGCCAGAAGATCCGTATGTTGCTGATCTACTTCAAGTTGCTGATGACAG AATTCAAGAACTACAGCAAGATGTCACCTCCTTACAAGTAAAGTTGGAATCATCAGACAGAGCAGTAAAGCATCTTACCCATCAG GTTGAATTAAGAGACAAGGAATTAGAGCGATTGGCACTAGCGTTGGATGGTGGCCGCTCTCATGATGTTATTTCCCTAGAAGCCAGGTATAGAAGTAATGAGAAACTTGTTGCCCATCTTAATTTGCAG ATCGAATACCTCCAGCAAGCAAACCAAGACCTTGAAAAACGTGTCCAAGAGCTCCTAGAAACAAGACAAAATGTAACCAGTGAAGTAGTAAACCTAAGCACTAAAAATGAAGAACTCTGTAAAGAGCTGTTGGAGATAGACCAAATGGCACAGCAGATGGAGAGAGACAAGGAGAGAGTATTGGTGACTGCAGATGCTGAAATTGAAGAGGCTAAA AGTGAAGTAAAAAGGCTTCATATTGAAATTCACAGACTTGAAAGCACCATATCCCAGTATAAGTCG GATCTAAGTACTTGTGAATATGAGAAGAATAAACTAGCTGATGAGTTAGAGACTAGAAAGGATGAAAGTCGTAAATTAGAATCCCTCCTGAATCATGCAGAGAATGAAAAACAGCGTCTCTCGAGTAAACTTGAAAAACAAATGTTAACAG AAAGGGAGATGGTGCTAGAGATTGAAAGGATGCGGACGCAACATGGCATTTTGCGTACTGATCGTTCACCTTCTCGGTTAGATTCATTTGTTAAATCCTTGGAAGAAGAAAGAGACCATTATAGAATGGAAATGGAGAAACTGGAGCGAGCACTCACTCTGAAATCTAGCACTAGGGGTAATTCTCTACAAGAAACCAGTGGATCACCCAGGAGTTCCCCAGGAAAG GACACAGGAACCAATGCACAGCTTAGACGTCTTACCAGGGAAAGGGACGATCTTCAGAATATGTTAGATAGGTTTGAAAAACACATGGTTGAAATCCAGTCCAGTGTCAAAGTGCTAACAATGGAAAGAGACAAGTTCCGATTACTTTATGAGCAG GCCCAGAATGAGCTAACACTGACTAAACGAGACTTGTCTCCACTCCGCAAGAGTGCCACCTCAGTCAGTGAATTGCACCATGTTGAGGAGGAAAGAGATCTAGTCCAGTCAGACTTACGACGGGTTCAGGATGAGAATGTGGGACTCAGAGACAAAATGAAG GTTCAGCAGGAAGTTTTCTCCTCGGAGAGGTTTACACTTACCCAGAAGATTACTGACCTAGAAAGCACAATACAAATG CTGGAAAGAGAACGGTTTGAATTAAAATCCACTATATCAGAGCTGAAGGAGAAAATATCATCTTTAGATAATGTTAACCGATCACAATCCATTACATTGGCCCAGACTCAGGATGATTCTTCACAGTATAAAGCTGAATTAAGTTCATTAAG GTTACTGAATGAGCAACTTCAGAAGTCTATGGAAGACCTCCAGCATCGCCTCACTGTAAAATCCAATGAGTTGCAATTATCACAAGAAGAGATGGGCACTTTGGAAGAAAGAATAG GTGAACTAAATTACAAAGTATCTGCACAGACGACTGAAATGACCACTCTTAAGAACACAATTTCTGTCTTGGACAAGGAAAAAGATAACCTTCAAGAAGAGGTGGATGAGAAGACGGAGCGTGTAGCAAGCTTAGATGAGAACCTAGACAATAAA GACAAGACAATAACTAACTTACGGCTGACCCTTTCTGAGCTTGAGGCTGCTGTTGA ccaatTGAAAGATGCCCTCAGTAACAAGGACCGGGAGCTATCCAGTCTTCGTCGTCAACTTGACTCTGTCCATTCAGATCTAACTGAAAATGTCAAGTTGAGAGAAATTTCTCTGAAGGAGAATAGAAGACTGCAGGATGATTTGGCTACCATGGCTAGAGAGAACCAG ACTGTTACACTGGAATTAGAAAATGCAATACACGAAAAAGAAGAACTAAAATTAAGAGTTCACGGTTACATCTCTGAGGTTTCCAGAATTGAAACTTTAATGGCTGCCAAG GAACAAGAAAATCGAGATCTTCTGGATCAGTTCAGAATGGTTCATAGCCAAGCTGAGGAATGGGAAGTTAAGGCACAAAATGCTCTCGGTGAAAGCAGTTCTATAAAAATGGAGCTGCTCTCTGTGGATACTGATAGAAGGCATCTTCGAGAACGAGTAGAAGACCTGGAAAACGAAGTCCAAGAG CACATGAATGCTCATCAGGCTTATGAGGCTCAAATATCTTCCATGGCAAAGGCCTTGTCCAAATTTGAGGAGAAGCTCAGGAATGAGCAAGATGAGAAGGCTTTGATACTGTCTGACTTGGCATCAGTGAGGGAACTATGTGTTAAGCTGGACTCAAGTAAAGAGCAATTCTCTAAGCAACTAACTGCACGAAACATGGAGTGTGAAAGA GTTCTAGATGAGCTGGAAGATATAAAGTCTGAAGCCGAACTGCTAAAGAAACAGTTAGCAAGTGAGAGACTGACAATAAAGAACCTGGAGACTTTGCTGGCCACTAACCGAGAGAAGGAATTCCAGAGTCATCTAAGTTCCCACGAGAAGGAATCAGAAATTCAGCTGCTAAGAGATAAACTGACCCTAGCAGAGAGTAAACT